One segment of Rosa chinensis cultivar Old Blush chromosome 6, RchiOBHm-V2, whole genome shotgun sequence DNA contains the following:
- the LOC112174722 gene encoding desiccation-related protein PCC13-62 — translation MKLAMARSISHFKNTASLFLLALNLSLTIHQVLGATDNSTLKYCGPITATDTDRVQFALNLEFLETEFFLYGALGKGLDSINPAYSQGGPPPIGGQKALLEDPVVARIIEEFAYEEVGHIRAITSTVGGFPRPLLNISRGLFARSFNDVVGYPLIPPFEPYANSLNFLLAAYIIPYVGLNGYVSTLPSLNSTISRSLVAKLLAIESGQDAVIRTLLYERANERVVPYKFTVAELTNLISARRNSLGGCGNKDEGIILPNKTLGAENQTTSNVLSADANSLAYARTPAEILRIVYGSFNESVPGGFFPKGANGVIAKSYLTRI, via the exons ATGAAATTAGCAATGGCTCGTTCAATTTCTCATTTCAAGAACACTGCCTCCCTTTTTCTTCTTGCATTGAATCTCAGCCTCACTATTCACCAGGTCCTGGGTGCCACTGATAACAGTACTCTCAAGTACTGCGGGCCCATTACAGCCACTGATACTGATCGAGTCCAATTTGCTTTGAACTTGGAGTTCTTGGAGACTGAGTTTTTTCTGTACGGTGCTCTTGGCAAAGGCCTCGACAGCATTAATCCTGCTTATAGCCAAGGCGGTCCTCCTCCTATTGGTGGTCAGAAGGCCCTTCTTGAAGACCCTGTTGTCGCTCGTATCATTGAGGAATTTGCTTATGAAGAAGTTGGCCATATCAG AGCGATTACTAGCACAGTAGGAGGATTTCCAAGGCCTCTCTTAAATATCAGCCGTGGGCTATTTGCAAGAAGTTTCAACGATGTAGTGGGTTACCCCCTCATTCCTCCATTTGAACCCTATGCAAACTCTCTCAATTTTCTGCTAGCAGCCTATATCATCCCGTATGTGGGACTAAATGGCTATGTCAGCACCCTTCCAAGCCTTAACAGCACTATTTCTCGCAGC TTGGTTGCAAAACTCTTGGCAATTGAAAGTGGACAAGATGCAGTGATACGTACGTTACTGTATGAGAGAGCAAACGAGAGGGTGGTTCCGTACAAATTCACGGTGGCTGAATTAACCAACCTTATCTCTGCAAGACGGAACTCCCTCGGTGGGTGTGGCAACAAAGATGAAGGCATTATACTGCCTAACAAGACGCTCGGGGCAGAAAATCAGACAACCAGCAATGTTCTATCCGCTGATGCAAATTCTCTTGCCTACGCGAGAACCCCGGCTGAGATCTTGAGGATTGTCTATGGAAGTTTCAATGAATCTGTGCCTGGCGGGTTTTTCCCTAAAGGAGCTAATGGTGTTATTGCAAAGAGCTACCTTACCAGGATCTAA
- the LOC112172667 gene encoding uncharacterized protein LOC112172667, protein MDLGCLDLGCIEVSDKQGATPDSHGKQNEPITASSKFGKNKSLKETAVSTLNSLNKFTSQIKKPTHRRTSPLNWFPRKKGDSYLIRKIRMLQEADGMNLSLDETLGDSNPHYSKVLREKMAAREAAQKAMQARKAALVEASWCRILLAARIQSKEAEAELLKADKAAAEAFEVASSMGVIMYDIPNCTRKPLVETSTKDGGKSTTHTVTASFETAFEVDKEVAAAVKVALVRLGNSPSFSKDEFKELLRKISENPDTGENNQFSSEYESESGSEREAVAEKDDESSQDLDRKMQGLEVRQKKNRRQSFGKLNTENIVVMILERLQCLKEEELSSLATIVATCGLNAALAESKLLGPGSAAETFPRRMSSLGAGKPEYFSDGQIRRKEIKSELPSLDKFLVKHMTKLEKEVQEAKNRRNESKEGTVGNSDRIIDEKASSDKSQITSETVPGLGTILLKHGSKFEKEIEEAKENSRGEFETLQKNSERNKTSSDTTPSLESMLIKHSSKLEKEVEEAKKNFARTSAISHKKVGGVSQGGENVPELPSLDKVLVKRVSRLEKEVQEAKNRRENNTQGVRLSHLKNKKVDSSATESKENVNSCSSEGPEEKENIDLNKDAAENMEKNASGVETNKKAGTEGDEDSLDKIMLKRVHRLEREKMQALAKGNNYEYRTLEKKKGGNSVTECESLDKVLVKHVSRLEKEKMKLGAEEPVEVKRSKAKLHSLVDEAGGLDQILVKHKSRLEKEKVAAAQQPEDRTRFSVTRKQARERELQEQWGGLGLGNSMKPHQSKLELDKAAWIKAEQEEKRQAVGFSG, encoded by the exons ATGGACCTCGGCTGCTTGGACTTGGGTTGCATAGAGGTCTCAGACAAGCAAGGCGCTACTCCTGACTCTCACGGCAAACAAAACGAGCCGATCACGGCGAGCTCCAAGTTCGGAAAG AACAAAAGTTTGAAAGAGACGGCTGTATCAACATTGAATTCTCTTAACAAATTCACATCACAAATTAAGAAGCCTACTCACCGTAGAACTTCTCCTCTCAATTGGTTCCCGCGAAAGAAAGGAGACTCCTACTTGATAAGGAAAATCAGAATGCTACAG GAAGCAGATGGCATGAATTTAAGTCTTGATGAGACTCTAGGTGATTCTAATCCGCATTACTCAAAGGTCCTGAGGGAAAAAATGGCAGCAAGAGAAGCTGCACAAAAGGCAATGCAGGCACGAAAAGCTGCATTGGTGGAAGCATCATGGTGTCGAATACTTCTGGCAGCCAG GATTCAAAGCAAAGAAGCAGAAGCTGAACTGTTAAAAGCAGACAAAGCTGCTGCCGAAGCTTTTGAGGTGGCATCATCCATGGGAGTTATCATGTATGACATACCAAACTGCACTCGCAAGCCTTTAGTAGAAACATCCACTAAAGATGGAGGAAAGTCGACTACCCACACAGTCACAGCATCTTTTGAGACTGCATTTGAGGTGGACAAAGAAGTAGCTGCTGCTGTCAAGGTTGCATTAGTTAGGCTTGGAAACAGCCCTTCTTTTAGTAAAGATGAGTTCAAAGAACTGCTTCGAAAAATTAGTGAGAACCCTGATACAGGTGAAAATAATCAGTTCAGTTCAGAATATGAATCAGAATCTGGATCAGAACGTGAAGCAGTGGCCGAGAAAGATGATGAAAGTTCCCAAGATTTGGATCGTAAGATGCAAGGTTTGGAGgtaagacaaaagaaaaatagaaggcAGTCTTTTGGAAAGCTTAATACGGAAAATATAGTGGTCATGATTCTCGAGAGGCTTCAATGCTTGAAAGAAGAGGAACTCTCTTCTCTTGCCACTATAGTTGCTACTTGTGGTTTAAATGCCGCTTTGGCAGAGAGCAAGCTGCTTGGTCCAGGATCTGCTGCTGAGACATTTCCGCGAAGGATGTCTTCTTTAGGAGCAGGGAAGCCTGAATACTTCTCAGATGGGCAGATAAGAAGGAAGGAAATTAAATCAGAACTCCCAAGTCTAGACAAGTTTTTGGTTAAGCACATGACTAAGCTTGAAAAAGAAGTGCAAGAAGCCAAGAATAGAAGGAATGAGTCTAAGGAAGGAACTGTGGGAAATTCTGATAGAATCATTGATGAGAAGGCCAGTTCAGATAAAAGCCAAATTACCTCAGAGACTGTTCCAGGATTGGGAACTATCCTTTTGAAGCATGGTTCAAAGTTTGAGAAGGAGATCGAAGAGGCAAAGGAAAATTCAAGAGGAGAATTTGAAACACTTCAGAAGAACTCAGAGAGAAACAAAACATCATCTGACACCACTCCTAGCTTGGAAAGTATGCTGATTAAACATTCTTCAAAACTTGAGAAGGAAGTTGAAGAGGCCAAGAAGAACTTTGCGAGAACATCTGCTATTAGTCATAAAAAAGTGGGAGGGGTTAGTCAGGGAGGAGAAAATGTCCCAGAACTCCCCAGCCTTGATAAGGTCCTAGTGAAACGTGTCTCAAGACTTGAGAAGGAAGTCCAAGAAGCAAAGAACAGAAGGGAAAACAATACTCAAGGAGTCAGGTTGTCACATCTTAAAAACAAGAAAGTTGATTCATCTGCTACAGAATCAAAGGAGAATGTCAATTCCTGTTCTAGTGAAGGACCagaggagaaagaaaatattgacTTGAATAAGGATGCTGCcgaaaacatggagaaaaaTGCTAGTGGAGTGGAAACAAATAAGAAGGCTGGAACCGAAGGGGATGAAGATAGTTTGGACAAGATCATGCTTAAACGAGTGCACAGgttagaaagagagaaaatgcaAGCCTTGGCAAAGGGAAACAATTACGAATATCGTacacttgaaaagaaaaagggaggaaACAGCGTTACAGAATGTGAGAGCTTGGACAAAGTTTTGGTAAAACATGTATCCAGGTTGGAGAAAGAGAAGATGAAGCTTGGTGCAGAAGAACCTGTTGAAGTGAAGAGAAGTAAGGCAAAGCTGCATTCGCTTGTGGATGAAGCAGGTGGTTTGGACCAAATTTTGGTTAAAC